In Triticum aestivum cultivar Chinese Spring chromosome 5B, IWGSC CS RefSeq v2.1, whole genome shotgun sequence, the following proteins share a genomic window:
- the LOC123117460 gene encoding uncharacterized protein, producing the protein MEDDDAAPHLPMDIMYKIPAHISDPASLARLASSSKFWRNLIKDPTFLDRLRRRHDDHGFTPSLLLGFFYQDKKRSSPNLWKHHIDKTRCLAPSFMRVSELSQFVGSKSARNAIKPLSLETFIPGVGASLNFYEPIASQDNFLALRRQSKAAAANGGQAINDLLFVSNPLTGETFEIPSHLYVPPDHYALFVTNDVDINGRMSQSFQLTAIWIKKGDRFICVCYSSKTGTWTRSQGVPQLMHGLYLVSSSAAASCGVIRWLCGSWKQMSVTHVATLHIGNMALSYLELPPEAKRNKAPVLGSSADGGILLVIVQGLQMTLWKHNSELGSDSSSWVLSERIDMRSSLPQRVATLGIRAKVRLEMFRGKSGTAVLWIDEEGLFLFSLSDRSMRRIDSAHVTKKYFLCPYEIDWLSCLAITNLVVDGSLSLDVERGRPKADGGH; encoded by the coding sequence ATGGAGGACGACGATGCTGCACCGCATCTTCCTATGGACATCATGTACAAGATCCCAGCACACATATCTGATCCAGCCTCCCTTGCCCGCCTCGCTTCGTCCAGCAAGTTCTGGCGCAATCTCATCAAGGACCCGACCTTCCTTGATCGCCTTAGGAGGCGGCACGACGACCATGGCTTCACCCCGTCCCTCCTTCTTGGCTTCTTCTACCAGGACAAGAAAAGGTCTTCTCCAAACCTCTGGAAGCATCATATTGACAAAACACGTTGTTTGGCACCAAGCTTCATGCGGGTGTCAGAATTGTCACAATTTGTTGGCAGCAAATCCGCTCGCAATGCTATCAAGCCACTATCCCTTGAGACCTTCATTCCAGGTGTTGGTGCCAGCCTCAACTTCTATGAGCCCATTGCATCCCAGGACAACTTCCTGGCCCTTCGCCGCCAATCAAAAGCTGCCGCTGCCAATGGTGGTCAGGCCATCAATGATTTGCTATTTGTCTCCAATCCTCTCACTGGTGAAACCTTTGAGATTCCTAGCCACTTATATGTACCTCCCGACCATTATGCCTTGTTTGTCACCAATGACGTCGACATTAATGGACGTATGTCCCAATCCTTCCAACTGACTGCCATTTGGATAAAAAAGGGAGATCGTTTCATCTGTGTGTGCTACAGCTCGAAGACTGGAACATGGACGAGGTCTCAAGGAGTTCCTCAGCTAATGCATGGTCTTTACTTGGTGTCATCCTCGGCTGCCGCTTCGTGTGGTGTCATCCGTTGGCTCTGTGGTAGCTGGAAACAAATGTCGGTTACTCACGTTGCCACTCTGCACATTGGCAATATGGCGCTGTCATACCTGGAGCTCCCACCCGAAGCAAAGCGCAACAAAGCGCCAGTGCTGGGGAGTTCAGCAGACGGGGGGATTCTGTTGGTCATCGTGCAAGGGCTTCAGATGACACTTTGGAAACACAACAGTGAGCTTGGCAGTGACTCCAGCAGCTGGGTGCTTTCTGAAAGGATTGACATGAGAAGTTCCTTGCCGCAGCGAGTGGCCACGTTGGGGATCAGGGCAAAGGTGAGGTTGGAGATGTTCCGAGGCAAAAGTGGGACGGCGGTGCTCTGGATCGATGAGGAAGGCCTCTTTCTGTTTAGCCTCAGCGATAGGTCGATGAGGAGGATCGACAGTGCGCATGTGACCAAGAAGTACTTCCTCTGCCCATATGAGATAGATTGGCTGTCCTGCCTTGCAATCACGAACCTTGTCGTCGATGGCTCGCTATCTCTGGACGTAGAAAGGGGAAGGCCCAAGGCAGATGGAGGACATTAA